From the genome of Leifsonia sp. 1010:
GCGGCCGGTAGACCAGCTTCAGCAGCGGCGCCATCAGGACGCGGCCGAGGAAGTACAGTGCGCCGGGCCTCTTCACCTCGGCGGCACCATCGTCGGGCTCGTCGATGCTCACCTATCGAGGTTAAGCGCGGTCGTATGCCGATGACGGCATGCGGTCGTGCGCAGACGCTGCGGCATGCCGCTCACGGCTCGAGAGGGTTCTTCTCGGGGCAGCCGAAGCCGGCGGTGTACACCAGGCACGCCTCGACGATGCCGGTGTAGCGCACGGCCAGTGGGCTTCCGAACCACGCCGTGTAGATCCGCGAGAAGTTGAGGTTGCCGTAGGCGGCGCACGCCCCGCCGTCGCCGCCGAACTTCGTCTCCAGCGTCTGCGCGTTCGGCTGGTAGGGCGTGTAGTTGTACAGGTTCGCGGTGGCCTGGTTGAGGATGTTGACGCTGCCGGCGCCGCACGTCGCATCCGGGTGGTACTGGATGCGGTTGCCGCCGACCTTGTACCGCCAGTCGCCGGGGTGAACCGTGTACTCCCGGAACTGCCACGCCGCCCGGTAGACCTGGTTGAAGAACCCGAAGTAGCGGGCGTCGCACTCGGCGGTGTCGGGGCAGGCGTACCCGGTGGCCTTCTGGTAGCCGGATGCGCTGGGTGCCGTGAGCAGCGACTGCTCCTTCTGCAGCAGCACGAGGAGCACGCGGGGGCTGATCGTGCAGGCCTTCGCGACCCGGGCGATGATGCTGCTGGCCCGCTCGTTCGAGCGTGCGGGCATCGCCGTGCACCGGTCCTTCGAGGCCTTCTGCGCGGGCGCATCCATCCGGAAGTCCGCGAGGCACGGCGAGTCGTCCTTCGGGCGGCAAGTGCGGTCGTCGAGGAACGACTGGATCTGCCCGGCCGTCATGGCGTCCGGGTTGTAGAAGCTGTCGTCGCTGATGATGTAGCCCGGATAGAACGGCGTCGGCGGCTCGGCGACCGCGGCCGCCGGCACGAGCGCGAGCGCCGCCGCGGCGGCGGACGCCGCGGCGATCAGACGCAGGCGAGGGAGCCGCAACGCTTGTTCCTAGCGCGAGGTGGAGAGGATGTCGATGACGAAGACGATCGTGTCGGTGCCGGTGATGTCGCCGTTTCCCGCGGCACCGTAGCCGTCGGCGGGCGGGATCACTGCGAGCACCTGGGAGCCGACCTTCTGGCCCTCCAGCGCCTTCGTGAAGCCGGCGATCACTCCCGTGGTCTGGAACGAGGCGGGTTCTCCGCGGCTCCAGCTGGAGTCGAACATCTGGCCGTTGCGCCACAGGACGCCCTTGTACTGCACGGAGACCGTGTCGCCCTTCTGCACAGTCTCTCCGTCGCCCTCCTTGAGCAGGGCGATTTTCGTCTCCTTCGGCGGGTCGGACTTCGGGATGGTGATGCTCGGCTCGCCGGTCTTGGCGTTCAGCTTGACCGTGGGGAGGCCCGGGGTCGGCGCCACGGGCTTGCCGGTCGCGCGCGTGGCGGGCGCGGGCGGGACGCTGCGGACGTCGGTGACGATGACGACCGGGTCCTTCTGCTTGACCCCCAGCTGTTCGTATGCCTGGCCGAAGGCCCCCTCTGCGGTTGTGGTGAGCACCGCGCGGGATCCGACCGGGAGGCATTCAGCCGCCCGCACGAAGCCGGGCAGGAACGCCTTCTCGTCGATTTTGGCGGTCACGGGTGCGCTTGTGCCGTAGCCCTCGGACGGTGCGATCGGCTTGCCCGTCGTGCCGTTGTACGCGGCGAGGCCCAGTCCGACGGTCTGACCGGCCGTGGTCTTCTCGCCCTTCCCGGTGATAACCACGCTGCGCTCGGTGTCTGTGACCTTCAGCGGCGTCGAGAACTCGACCTTCGGGTCCGCCCCGAACTCGCCGCTCACTTTCACCGACTTCGACGTCGCCCCCGACTTCACGTTCTGACAGGTGTTCGCCGCCGGGGTCGCGCTCGAGGTCGGTTCGGACGAGCTGCTGCATGCCGCGAGTCCGGCGACGAGGAGGGCCGCGGTCGCGGACGCGGTCAGGGCCTTGAGAGAGGTACGCACGGTCGTCCATCCTGCCCTATCCGCCTCCGCCGTACCTGACAGCAGGTCATGGGTCCGCTGGATGCGCCACCTACGATGGAGGACATGACCCGCGAATTCTCCGTGCCCCAGTCCCGCCATCTCGTCACCGAGCTGCCCGGCCCGCGGTCGGTCGAACTGCAGCAGCGCCGGGTCGCCGCGGTGAGCCGCGGCGCGGGGACTCTCGCGAACATCTACATGGAGTCCGGCTCCGGCGCGATCCTGGTGGACGTCGACGGCAACCGGCTCATCGACCTCGGTTGCGGCATCGGTGTGACCACGATCGGCCACGCGCATCCCGCCGTCGCCGCTGCCGCGGCCGAGCAGGCCGCGAAGCTCACTCACACGCTCTTCACTGTGACGCCGTACGAGAACTACGTCGCCGTCGCCGAGAAGCTGGCCGAGATCACCCCCGGAGACTTCGAGAAGCACAGCATCCTCGTCAACTCGGGCGCGGAGGCGGTCGAGAACGCCGTGAAGATCGCCCGCAAGTACACGGGCCGTCGCGCCATCGCGACCCTCGACCACGCCTTCCACGGCCGCACCAACCTCACGATGGCGATGACGTACCGCCCCTGGCCGGAGCGCGCGGGGATGGGGCCGTTCCCCGGCGAGATCTACAGCCTCCCGATCAGCTACCCGTTCCGCGACCCCGAGGGGATGACGGGCGAGGAGGCTGCGGAGCGCACGATCGACTACATCCGAACCCACATCGGTGCGACCGAGCTGGCCGCCCTGTTCGTGGAGCCCATCCAGGGCGACGGCGGCATCATCATCCCGGCGCCGGGCTACTTCGCCCGCTTGGCCGAGTTCTGTGCCGAGAACGGCATCGTCTTCGTCGCGGACGAGATCCAGGCCGGCATCGGCCGCACCGGCACGTGGTACTCGATCGAGCACCACGGCGTCGTGCCCGACCTGGTCACCAGCGCCAAAGGCATCGCCGGCGGCTTCCCGCTGGCCGCTGTCACCGGCCGTGCCGAGATCATGGATGCGGTCCAGCCCGGCGGAATCGGCGGCACCTTCGGCGGCAACCCGGTGTCGACCGCTGCGGCCCTCGCGGTGTTCCAGGCGTTCGAGGACGAAGACCTCCTCGGCGAGGCCCGCCGCGTGGAGAAGGCGCTGTTGGCGCGGATCGGCGATTGGGCCGAGCGCTTCCCCGTTGTGGGCGAGGTACGCGGGAAGGGCGCGATGTTCGGCGTCGAGCTCGTCATCCCCGGGACGAAGAAGCCCAACCCGGAGGCCCTGACCTCGGTGCTGGGTCACGCCACCCGCAACGGCGTGATCCCGCTCGACGCGGGCAGCTGGGACAGCGTGCTGCGTCTGCTCCCGTCGGTCGTCATCAGCGAGGAGCTCATCGACGACGCCGCGACGGTTCTCGAGGAGGCGCTCGGCCGCCTCGGCTGAGTTCGCGGGACGTCTCCGCTCGTCTCGACGCCGGGGAGGACATCTGCGCGCCGAGCGCCCACGGAACCTCCGTCCGGTGCATTCGTGCGGAGTGTCGCGCGTCCCATCCTCCCTTTCGCACGCCGTCGGGTGCGGCGACACCCGGCGGCGTCGCCCTCCGGCGGTGGACGAAAAGGGAGGCGGATCGACGCGACACGCCGGTCGCGTGCGAAGAACGGAGGAGTTCGAGCCGTCGCGGCAGCGTGCATCCTCCGTTCGCACGAGCGGTGGAGGGGCGGACGCGCCGCGCGGGCGTCGCGTGCGTACGATGTCCCTCGTGCGCAGAGTCATCATCCTCGGGTCCACCGGTTCGATCGGGACGCAGGCGCTCGACGTCGTCGCGGCCAACCCGGACCGGTTCCGCGTCGTCGGGCTGAGCGCCGGTCGCAACGCTGACGAGCTGGCGGCGCAGGCGGAGCGGTTCGGCGTCGCGGACACCGCCCTGGGCGCCGAGGACTCCGAGCTGCTGGTGCGCTCGGTGGAGGCGGATGTGGTGCTCAACGGCATCACCGGATCCGTCGGGCTCGGGCCGACTCTCGCGGCGCTGGAGGTCGGCGCGATGCTGGCGCTCGCCAACAAGGAGTCGCTGATCGTCGGCGGGGGACTGGTCAAGCGCGCGGCAGCGCCCGGCCAGATCGTCCCGGTCGACTCCGAGCACTCCGCCATCGCGCAGGCGCTGCGCTCCGGCACCCGCGAGGAGGTGCGGCGGCTCGTGCTCACCGCTTCCGGCGGTCCGTTCCGGGGACGGTCGCGCGACTCGCTGCGCGACGTCACTCCGCAGCAGGCGCTCGCGCATCCCACCTGGGACATGGGGCTCGTCGTCACGACGAACTCCTCGACGCTCGTCAACAAGGGACTCGAAGTGATCGAGGCGCACCTGCTGTTCGACGTGCCCTACGACCGGATCGACGTGACGGTGCACCCGCAGTCCGTCATCCACTCGATGGTGGAGTTCGTCGACGGCTCGACGATCGCGCAGGCGTCGCCGCCCGACATGCGCCTCCCCATCTCGCTCGGCCTCGGCTGGCCCGACCGGGTGCCCGACGTCGGCGCGCCGCTCGACTGGACCACGGCGCACACCTGGACGTTCGAGCCGCTCGACGACGACGCCTTCCCCGCCGTGTCGCTGGCGAAGCGTGTCGGACTGCAGGGCGGGACGTATCCCGCTGTGTTCAACGCAGCGAACGAGCAGGCGGTCGCCGCGTTCCACGCCGGCGCGATCGGTTACCTCGACATCCTCAACACGGTGGAGCGGGTCGTCGACGCGCACGTGCGGTCCGGCGAGCTGACGCGCGAGTCCCTCGTCGAGGCGGAGGGATGGGCGCGCCGCAAGGCGGACCAGCTCATCGACCGGAGATAATCGTTCGACCGCACGTCGTCTCCGGGGGGAATCCATGCGCAGGTTGGCCACGCTCATCGTCAGTATCGGCGTCCTGCTGAGCACGGCCGCGTGCGCCGGAGCGCCGGGTTCCGGCTCGGCCGCGACCGGCGGCCCCGCCGCCTCCACCGCAGGTTCGACGGCGCCGACGGTGGAGCCGATCACCGCCATCGTCATCCTTGCCGACGGCGTTCGCTTTCAGGCGGGCGCGACCGTGCGTGAGACGGTCGCCTACGACGCCCCCGCAGACGTGGCCCTCGCCGCGTTCGCCGACGCGCTGGGACCTCAGAGCGGCTTGCAGGAACACGCGGCGACCAATCACACCCCTCCCACGACGGAGCACCAGTTCGGCGAGGGTGTGGCCGTCCTGGAACCGCACTATGTGGCGGGCGTGGAGAACGACCCGATGATCCGGCCTGTGTGGTCTGTCCGCGCGGGTACCGCGGCCATCGGCGAGGTGCGCATCGGCACGGAAGGCGGAATCGCCGTCGGCTCCCCGGTCGAGGACATCCCGGGCTGGAACGACCCCGATCGGATGGGGACGCTGACGACGAGCACGGGCACCCTGGCCGAGCTGCTGGTCGTCGCGGCGCCCGGGTCGCAGCTCGTCCCTTCCGCATCGTCGGGGGCGTACGGTGTGCTCGCCGTCGCAGACCCGTATCCCGGTCCGATCACGACCCTGATCGCGCCCTCGCAGCACGGCGGCGCCTGAGCGGACATAGCGGTCACCGAGGCGCCTCGCGGCCACTTCCAAGGCGCACCCCAGTACCCTGAACCCGTGGATTCCGTGCTCCTGTTCGTGCTGGGCGTCGTCATCATCCTGATCGGCGTCGCTCTGTCGATCGCTCTGCACGAGATCGGCCACCTCGTTCCGGCCAAGCTGTTCGGCGTCAAGGTGACGCAGTACATGATCGGCTTCGGCAAGACGCTGTTCTCGTTCCGCCGCGGCGAGACGGAGTACGGCGTGAAGGCCATCCCGCTCGGCGGCTACATCTCGATGATCGGGATGTTCCCTCCGGGCAAGGAGGGCGGCCGTGGCCGCAATGCGACCACCGGGTTCATGCAGCAGATGGTCCAGGATGCGCGCGTCGCAAGCTCGGAGACCGTCGCCGTCGGCGAGGAGGAGCGCACCTTCTACCGCCTTCCGGTCTGGAAGCGCATCGTCATCATGTTCGGCGGTCCGTTCATGAACCTCGTGATCGGCGTCGTGCTGTTCGGCGTGCTGCTGATGGGGTTCGGCGCGCCGCAGAGTTCGACGACGCTCGCGACCGTCAGCCAGTGCGTGCTGCCCGCCGGGAGCACCGCCAAGACGTGCCCGGATGACGCACCGCAGGGTCCGGCCGCCGCTGCGGGACTCAAGCCCGGCGACACGATCGTCAGCATCGACGGCCAGAAGATCAGCAGCTGGGACCAGTCCACGGCGATCATCCGCGAGTCGGCGGGCCGCACCCTCACCGTCGTGCTCAGCCGCGATGGTGAGGAGCGGACGGTCCAGCTGACGCCGGTCGTGAACAAGGTGGCCAAGACGGATGCGAACGGCGCGGTCGTGAAGGACGCCGCCGGCGGCATCGAGACGCTGACCGTGGGGTTCGTCGGAATCGGGCCGGTGGCGAAGCTCGTGCCACAGCCGATCACGGCCGTGCTCCCGGCGGTCGGAGCGCAGACCGGCGCCGTCTTCAACGTCTTCCTGCACCTGCCGCAGCGCATGGTCGACGTCTGGAATGCCGCCTTCGGCTCCGCCGAGCGTGACCCCAACGGCCCCATCAGCGTGGTCGGGATCGGCCGGGCGGCGGGCGAGCTGACGGCCCTGGACGGCGTCCCCGTGGTCGACAAGGTCTACACGATGATCGGGATGCTGGCGTCGCTGAACATCGCGCTGTTCGTCTTCAACCTGGTGCCGCTGCTGCCGCTCGACGGCGGTCACATCGCCGG
Proteins encoded in this window:
- a CDS encoding FKBP-type peptidyl-prolyl cis-trans isomerase → MRTSLKALTASATAALLVAGLAACSSSSEPTSSATPAANTCQNVKSGATSKSVKVSGEFGADPKVEFSTPLKVTDTERSVVITGKGEKTTAGQTVGLGLAAYNGTTGKPIAPSEGYGTSAPVTAKIDEKAFLPGFVRAAECLPVGSRAVLTTTAEGAFGQAYEQLGVKQKDPVVIVTDVRSVPPAPATRATGKPVAPTPGLPTVKLNAKTGEPSITIPKSDPPKETKIALLKEGDGETVQKGDTVSVQYKGVLWRNGQMFDSSWSRGEPASFQTTGVIAGFTKALEGQKVGSQVLAVIPPADGYGAAGNGDITGTDTIVFVIDILSTSR
- a CDS encoding aminotransferase class III-fold pyridoxal phosphate-dependent enzyme is translated as MEDMTREFSVPQSRHLVTELPGPRSVELQQRRVAAVSRGAGTLANIYMESGSGAILVDVDGNRLIDLGCGIGVTTIGHAHPAVAAAAAEQAAKLTHTLFTVTPYENYVAVAEKLAEITPGDFEKHSILVNSGAEAVENAVKIARKYTGRRAIATLDHAFHGRTNLTMAMTYRPWPERAGMGPFPGEIYSLPISYPFRDPEGMTGEEAAERTIDYIRTHIGATELAALFVEPIQGDGGIIIPAPGYFARLAEFCAENGIVFVADEIQAGIGRTGTWYSIEHHGVVPDLVTSAKGIAGGFPLAAVTGRAEIMDAVQPGGIGGTFGGNPVSTAAALAVFQAFEDEDLLGEARRVEKALLARIGDWAERFPVVGEVRGKGAMFGVELVIPGTKKPNPEALTSVLGHATRNGVIPLDAGSWDSVLRLLPSVVISEELIDDAATVLEEALGRLG
- a CDS encoding 1-deoxy-D-xylulose-5-phosphate reductoisomerase — protein: MSLVRRVIILGSTGSIGTQALDVVAANPDRFRVVGLSAGRNADELAAQAERFGVADTALGAEDSELLVRSVEADVVLNGITGSVGLGPTLAALEVGAMLALANKESLIVGGGLVKRAAAPGQIVPVDSEHSAIAQALRSGTREEVRRLVLTASGGPFRGRSRDSLRDVTPQQALAHPTWDMGLVVTTNSSTLVNKGLEVIEAHLLFDVPYDRIDVTVHPQSVIHSMVEFVDGSTIAQASPPDMRLPISLGLGWPDRVPDVGAPLDWTTAHTWTFEPLDDDAFPAVSLAKRVGLQGGTYPAVFNAANEQAVAAFHAGAIGYLDILNTVERVVDAHVRSGELTRESLVEAEGWARRKADQLIDRR
- a CDS encoding RIP metalloprotease, whose amino-acid sequence is MLLFVLGVVIILIGVALSIALHEIGHLVPAKLFGVKVTQYMIGFGKTLFSFRRGETEYGVKAIPLGGYISMIGMFPPGKEGGRGRNATTGFMQQMVQDARVASSETVAVGEEERTFYRLPVWKRIVIMFGGPFMNLVIGVVLFGVLLMGFGAPQSSTTLATVSQCVLPAGSTAKTCPDDAPQGPAAAAGLKPGDTIVSIDGQKISSWDQSTAIIRESAGRTLTVVLSRDGEERTVQLTPVVNKVAKTDANGAVVKDAAGGIETLTVGFVGIGPVAKLVPQPITAVLPAVGAQTGAVFNVFLHLPQRMVDVWNAAFGSAERDPNGPISVVGIGRAAGELTALDGVPVVDKVYTMIGMLASLNIALFVFNLVPLLPLDGGHIAGALWEGLRRTFAKIFRRRDPGPVDMAKLMPLTFAVVIVLGGMSVLLMYADIVKPVNLFG